DNA sequence from the Mustelus asterias unplaced genomic scaffold, sMusAst1.hap1.1 HAP1_SCAFFOLD_2208, whole genome shotgun sequence genome:
ttaacagtagggtaaatacatggggtggggtggggggacggtagggtggcagggggcggggcgggggggggcggttacagggatagggcctgggtaggattgttgtcagtgcaggctcaatgggccaaatggtcttctgcactggggattctatgaaacggaagaaggtggaagagagaatgtccggggtgcgtggggtccttgattatgctggctgcttttacggaggcagcgggaagtgtagacagagtcaatggatgggaggctggtttgcgtgatggattgggctacattcacaaccctttgtcgtttcttgcggtcttgggcagagcaggagccccagaccaagctgtgatacaaccagaaagaatgctttctatggtgcatctgtaaaagtaggcGAGAGTGAGATGGAAGGTGGGCTTTCGGGCTCCTAGTGGGTAGAAAGCTGATGTTGCCATGTCTCCATCTTTGACAGGTTGCCTTCATCAACCCCAACTCTTATGTCAACATCATCATTGGAGTGTCCACTCTCCTCTCCTTCTATGGCTACCTCTTGTACTACAAAGCTACCAAGAGCTTGCTCCACGGCTACAGCCTCCAGGGGAAGTTCATCTGTATCATCGTGGTCTTGGTGCTGTTTGGATTGCAGAGTGGTATCCTGGAGACCATGGGGGCTCTCAACGTGATCCCCTGCTTCCCCCCCTTCTCTGTCGCCATGCGCTCGCAGAGTAAGTCTCAATGCCAGTGCTGAGTGTGATGTTCAAGGAAAGCCAGGCCGCGGATTGGGCAAtggttggagggggaggtggacgGGGCGTGGGGTGGACTTTCCTCATCGTCACCACCCCCAGAGCACAAGTCTGGAAAGACCTGGTGGCATAAAGTGATCTGATGCCAAGCAAGAGTGAGAAATATGTGAGGCAAGAGATTGCCCATGCCAACTCCTACAATCTCAACACGAGGTGGCCCTTACTTGCACCGAGTGCCCTTCACCCATCACTTCCCTCTATTCATTGACCTGCACTGGCTCGCGATCCAGCAACCCCTCAATTCTTAAAactcccatccttgttttcacatCCCCTCAACCCCGCCCTATCTGTGCATAATgttctctgcgctcctccaattccggcctcctgCCCATCTCTCAATTTCAATCCACTGTTGCcagccatgctttcagctgcctgtgGCCCTAACCTCGGAAACTCCTCCTGACtggctccacctctctctctctctctgactcctcCTCCTTTAATCCAACCCCTTTGACCAATCATTTGGCCACCAATCCCTAATATTTCCTTTTGTGCCTCTGGGTCAGATTTTCATTGGGAAattgctccctctgtgtctcctttTAAATGTAGTTCATCACAGAAGGAGTTATTTGGCGATATCCAAAAGGAAATGCTTACAGACTATCAAACTAACGCTTTTTCTCGGGGTAGTTAGCAGGTTTGCCTGATTTTCCTACAAGAATATTGCATTGTTAGTCGGTTTGGATAGATTTGTGATTGGGCTGAGTTTAATTTTGTtgtgttggggttgggttggggttgaggTTCAGTTGGGTTGGGGTTGTGTTGGGGTTGGGAGTTGGGGTtcagttgggttggggttgggattgggttTGGTTGGGGTTAAGTTGGGTTGtgttggggttgggtttggggttgggttggggttgggttggggttaggttggggttgggttggggttggattGGGGCTGGGATGGGGTTGGGGTAGGGTTGGGGTGGAGGTTGGGTTGGTGTTGGGGTCGGTATTGGgttggggtcggggtcggggtcagggttgggttggggttgggtattagttggggttgggttggggttgggttgttgttttggggttgggttggggttggggtgggattgaagttggggttgggattggggtgggtttggggtggggctgggttagggttagcgttaggttgggtttgggttggggttgggttcgGGTGGGTGTTGGTGTTGCGTTGGGtctggggttgggtggggtttggggttggTTTGAGTtggattggggttggggttgggttggggttgggttggattggggttgggttggggctgggggttggagtggggttgagttggggttgggttggggttgggttgcgaTTGGGGTGTGGTTGGGTTAGGCTTAGCGTTAggctggggttgggttggggatgGGTTGGGGTGGAGTTGGATTGGCTGGGGTTGGGGTAGGGTTGGCATTAGGTTggattggggttgggttggggttgggtcagggttggagttggggttgggttggggttggtggtggggttggggttgggggttggaTTGCGGTTGGGGTTGGGCTGGAGGTTGGGTTGcatttggggttggggttggttggGTTGGTGTTAGGTTGGGGTTGGATTGTGGCTGGGGttgagttggggttaggggttgggttggggttgggttgggggtggggttgagTTGGCATTGGGGGTCGGGTTGGGTTTGGGGTTGTGTGGgttgggttacggttagggtagtgttaggttggggttgggttgggattgggattggggttgggttggggttggggttggtgttggggttggggtttgggttgggggttggggtttgggttgggggttggggttgggttgggttggggttggtttgGGGATGGGGTTTGGTTGGGGCtgtggttgggttggggttggggttgggcttgggttggggtggggctggaggtggggttggggtgtaGGGCTGGGGCCGGAGTTGGGTTGGGGTCtgtgttgggttggggttgggggttgggtgtcggggttggggttgggggttggtgttgggttggggttgggttggggttggggtggggttgggttaggattagggttgtgTTGGGATTGTGTTAGGGTTGGGATGGGGTTGGGTTGCtctggggtggggtttgggagtCATTGGGGGTTGAGGTTgggatggggttggggttggATTGGTGTTGAGCGTTGAGgtcggggttggggtggggttggagtggggttggggttgggttgggggttggggtttgATTGGGGTTGGTTTGGGtctgggttagggttggggttggggttgaggtggggttgggttaggattagggttgggttgggttgggttgggttggggtttgggggtcagtggggcttggggttggggtggggttggggttggattGGTGTTGGGGGTTGAGgtcggggttgggggtggtgttggggtggggttggagtggggttggggttgggttgggggttggggtttgATTGGGGTTGGGTTGTGtctgggttagggttggggttggggtggggttgggttaggatttgggttgggttggggttgggttgggattggtgttggtgttGGGTTTGggatgggattggtgttggtgttGGGTTTTGGTTGGGGTTGGgctggggggtttggggttggagttgggttggggttgggttgggattGGGCTTGGTGTTGGGTcaggtttgggggtggggtgtggttggggtggggttgggttggggtttgaattagggttggggttgggagtggggtgaggttgggttggggttgggttgagtttgggattgggtttgtgttgggttggggttgAGTTGGTGTTGGGGTTaggttgggttgggtttgggtttgggttgggcTTGGGGTTGGTGTTGAGGTTGGTATTGCCGTTGGGTTGCGGTTGGGtcaggttggggttgggttggggttgggcttGGGGTTGGTGTTGAGGATGGGGTTGGTGTTGCCGTTTGGTTGCGGTTGGGTCAGGTTGGGGTTGGGTCGGGGTTGGTGTTGGGGTTGGTGTTGCTGTTGGGTTGAGGTTGGgtcggggttggggttgggttggggttgggagtgggggttggattggtgttgggttgaggttggggttgggctagggttgggttggggttggggttggttggATTGGTGTTAGGTTGGGGTTGGGCTGTGGCTGGGGTTGGGTTGCgattgggttggggttagggtggtgttggggttgggttgcgattgggttggggttagggttggggaggggttggggaggggttggggtggggttggggttgggttggggtttgattggggttgggttgggtttgaattagggttgggggcggggttggtagtgggggtggggttggattTGGTTtgaggttgggttggggttgggttgagtTTAGGATTGGGTttgtgttgggttgggtttgggttggggttgagttggtgttggggttgcattggggttggggtggggttggtgtTGCCATTGGGTTGGgtttggttgggggtggggttgaggTTGGGAGTGGGGTTGGATTGGTGTTGGGTTGAGGTTGGGGTTGTGTTGGGGTTGGGCTGGGGGTTGGGTTGCGGTTGGGGTTGGTTGGGTTGGTGttaggttggggttgggttgtggctggggttgggttggggttgggttggggttgggttgagattgggttggggtggggatggagtTTGGGGTTGCGTTGGGGATGGagtttggggttgggttggggctgGGTGTGGTGTTGGGTTGGAgttggggtgggattggggtgggtTGAGTTGGtgttggggttgggattgggggtCGGGTTGGGGTTGTGTTGAggttggggttgggtggggttcGGTTAtggttagggtagggttaggttGGGGTTtggttggggtttgggttggagttggggtttgggttgggggttggggttgtgttgggattgtggttggtgttggggttgggattgtgttgggattgaggttgggtctgggttggggttggggtgggggttggattgGGGTTGGGTTGAGGTTGGGTTGGTGTTAGGTTGGGGTTGGGATGGacctggggttgggttggggttgggggttgggttgAGATTGGgttgggaatgggggtggggttgggattgggttgggttggggttgtgattggggttgggttggggttgaggctgggggtggggttgagTTGGAGttgggttggggggttggggttaggttgggGCTGGTGTTGCCATTGGGTTGGGGTTCGGTTGGGGTTGGGGTAGAGTTGaattggggtggggttgggttgcTGTTGGATTGGGGTTGGATTGTGGCTGGGGTtgagttggggttgggttgggggtggggttgagTTGGTGTTGGGGGTCGGGTTGGGGTTCTGTGTgttgggttacggttagggtagtgttaggttggggttgggttggggttgggagtggggttgggttggggtttggCTGGGACTGTGGTTGAGGTCGGGGTTGGcggtgggggttggatgggggttgggttgaggttggggttgggttggaggttgggttggggttgggttggtgtttagttggggttgggttggggctgGGGTTGGGTTGAGGTTGGGGGTTGGGTAGGGGTTGAGTTGGGTTGGGATTGGTGTTTgggttgggggttgggttggggttgggattgtgttgGGATtgtgttggggttgggttgggattgaggttggtggtggggttgggggttggaTTGCGGTTGGGGTTGGGCTGGGGGTTGGGTTGCATTTGGGGTTCGTTGGGTTGGTGTTAGGTTGGGATTGGATTGTGGCTGGGGttgagttggggttaggggttgggttggggttgggttgggggtggggttgagTTAGTGTTGGGGGTCGGGTTGGGGTTGTGTGAGTTGGGTTATGGTTAGGGTAGTGttaggttggggttgggttggggttgggggttggggtttgtgttggggttggggttggtgttggggtttgggttgggggttTGGTTGGGGCTGTGgttgaggtccgggttggcggtgagGGTTGGATGCGGGTTGGGTTGAGGTTggtgttgggttggggttgggttggaggttgggttggggttgggttggtgtttggttggggttgggttggggctgGGGTTGGGTTGAGGTTGGGGGTTGGGtaggggttgggttgggttaaGATTGGGTTGGGgatgaggttgggggtggggttgggattgggttgggttggggttgtgattggggttgggtggggctgggggtggggttgggttggagttgggttgggttggggttggattgggggtggggctgggatGGTGTTGGGGGTCGGGGTTGGTTTGGGAGGTGGAGTTGTGGGTGGGGTTGGGTTACGGTTATGTTGGGGTTGgtttggggtttgggttgggtttgggagtggggttgggttggggttgggttgagttggggttgggttgaggttggggttggtgttggggttagtgttgggcttgggttggggttggggttgggttggggttgtggttggggttgggttaGGGTAGGGGTCGGGATAGGGttgggttagagttggggtgggttggggtggggttggggttggtttggggttgggttgagttggggttgggtttgggttggggttggtgttggGATTGATGTTGGGATTGATGTTGGGGTTGGGATTGGCTTAGGGTTGGTGTTGGGTCAGGGTTGGGGTTGGAGTTGGGTTGttgttgggattgggattggggttgggttgaggttggggttgggttggggttgcgTTGGGTTGGGTTGGTGTTTTGGTTGcatttggggttgggttggggttgggttggggttggggttgtggttgggttgggttggggttgggttagggttggggttggggtaggGTTGGGTTAGAGTTGGGAtgtgttggggttgggttgggattGGGTTGTGGTTGGTGTTGGGTCAGGGTTGGGGTTGGAGTTGGGTTGttgttgggattgggattggggttgggttgaggttggggttgggttggggttgcttTTGGTTGGGTTGGTGTTTTggttgggtttggggttgggttggggtcgGGGTTGGGTTGAGGTTGGGACGGGATTGTGTTGGGGTTAGAGTCGGGGTTGAGGTGGGGTTGGTgtcggggttgggtgggggttgggttagaggtggggttgggtttgggttggagTTGGGTTgtagttggggttgggttgggggttggggttggaggttggggttgggttggggttgggtgggattgggttacggttagggttagattggggttgggttggggtttggtttgggagtggggttggggttgggttggggttgagtTGGAGTTGGGTTGTGGTTGAGGTCGGTGGGCTTGGGTTGGGGTCAGGGTAGAGTGGGTTGGagctggggtggggttggggtggggtttgggttggggtttgggttggggttagtgttgggattgatgttgggtttggggttggatttgattgatgTTGGGTCGGTGTTGGGTCAGGGTTGGGTTgagtgtgggggttggggttggagtTGGGTTGTTGTTGGGGTTGGAATTGAGGTTGAGTTGAGGTTGagtttgggtgggggttgggttgggattatggttgggattgcgttggattgggttgggtttgcATGGGAGTTGGGTTGCGGTTGGGATTGGGGTTGCATtgagttggggttggggttgtattggggttgggttggggttgaggttggggttgggtttggtTGAGAtgagttgggttgggttgggttggggttgggttggggttgggttgggggtggggttggtttggggttgggggttggggtttaGGTGAGCTGGGTTGAGCTGAGTTGGGTTGGGTTGACTTGTCTTGGTTTGAGTTGAGATGGGTGAAGTTGAGTTGGACTTTGTTCAGCTGGTTTGAGTTGAGTTGGGTTGGGTCAGGTTGAACTGGTTGGATTGCTGGGTTGTGTGAAGTTGATCTCAGTTGGAATGTATTGAGTTGGTTGCATGTGTTTCTAGTGAACTGTCTCCTTGACTGTAGTTTGTAAAAGGAGCGATCTGAGAGGCCGAAAAGGCTTACCCTGTTTCCCATTCCAGCTGTAACTCTCTGCTTCTGTGTCCCTCACAGTCATTTTCAATTACGCTGTCATTGTGGAGATGTTCTTCATCAGCATGTTGGCTCGCTACTGTTTCCGGAAAGTGGAGCCATACGAAAGCCCTGGTGATGAGGTGACCAAACACAAGTCgcacaaatccatacagacaGATAACATTGAATTTGGCAGCAATAACTGTGGCTTCTTTGACTCTGATGGGTTCTCGCTGGGATTGAGCCCAGGTTGTAACAGTGACACAGAGGACACCCTGTGCAGGATTGAACATGCCCCCTTGGATAGGTTTGACTTCAAGATGGATAAGCAACTGCTTGCGGACAGTTGTTTTTTCTCCGTGCCTCTGAATGAAAAGAAAGATCCCGCAAATAAACTGAGCACCACTTGGAATGAATCCTGTTTTCATAACCCTGGAGTTAGTGACATGAACAATGTTCAAGTGAAGGCACAGATTAACTACCGGGATCCCTGTAAAGATGTGACTATGGTCTAAAGCTTCTGCCCAATCTAACATTTATATACACAGTGGCCACCTTGGGGTTATATtccctgtctaccatctacaaggacacaagtcaggagagtgatggaatactctccacttgcctgaatgcagctccaacaacactcgagaagctcaacaccatccaggacaaagcaatccgctGGATTACTATCCCAtccgcaaacattcaatccctccaccactgacgcacagtggcagccatgcgcACCATcttagatgcactgcaggaactcaccaaggctccttagacagcaccttccaaacccataaccactatcatctagaagtacAAGGGCAGGAACTACCTGGGAACACACCACCTGGAGTTTCTCCTACAAGTCACTCGTTacgctgacttggaaacatatcggccgttccttcactgtcgctgggtcaaagtcctggaattctctccctaactgcATCATGGGTCTACCTACACTGAAGTTGTAGGTAGAcctcagtggtgagcactgctgcctctcagtgccagcaatctgggtttgattcctggcttgggtcactgtctgtgtggagtttgcacattctccccatgtctgcgtgggtttcctccaggtgctccggttccctctcacagtccaaaagacatgcaggttaggtggattggccatgctaaactgtccctcagtgtccaaagatgtgcaaattaggtggattggccatgctaaattgccccttagtgtccaaagatgtgcaggttaggtggattggctgtgctaaattgccccttagtgtccaagatgtgcaggttaggtggattggccatgctaaattgtcccttagtgtccaaagatgtttaaattaggtggaaaagtgtggggttaACGGGTGGGGGCCTGgacaagatgctcttttggagagtcggtgccaacccgatgggccaaatggcctccttctacactgcagggattctatggatactgcagctgttcaagaagcagctcaccaccaccatctgaaggacaattagggatgagtaataaatgatggcctcgccaacgatgcccacctcccttgaattaattttttttaaatgaatttaaaaatcattCTATATTTCTGTCAATTGAGGATAAAAAGTATTCCCAGAAAGAAGCTGGAGTTTTCACCTGCGATTCCATTGAACTGCGATCTAAAATTGACGGTCAGTTTGACCTTGGCGATGTATCAGGagtactcacatctggaatccTGGGAAGTATTTCAGTCAAGGTCACATGTGAAACCGCACCACGCGCAATGCTGCACGATTATCCAATCAGGGCCCTTGCCTTTACCGATCCTCAAGGAACTCTGGGTCCAGTGACATTGACACAACGCCACCATTATTTGCTGGGAGAAAGGGAGACATTTTGCAGTTTCAAAAACAGCCCGTGGGGGTAAATTTTATTAAATTTAATGAGAAAAAGgtctttcactcagagagttgtggataTCTGGAATGCACCTGTGgcgacactgtgcctttaagaaatgtatttttaatcatgtttctctgtagGGTTTTTgtcggcaccgtgttgtctgtagctggtgtcctccaattgtattgaagcaatataatggacattatgtttatttttaatctgggcctaatgcagtgtcctggggttttataacgcttttggaattgttgggtggagAATGATTTGACAGGTCAGGTGTTGTCTGGGGACAGTTTTTCCACAAAAGAGCCGAcgtttttagtttcatttttctcagatgctgtttggacttgagacagaaagcagcgtctcttgttttcccctctctctggagttggaaattCTGTTGTCTGCCGGCAACAGAATTTCCTGGTGGGAGGAGgcagtgtgtttctgtctctgtctctccagaggctttttgGAAAGGTCCAAGTCTGGGAAACCTCAGAGATCTAATCCAACATTCCAAggacacattcagagcaggtgtaaaaaagctgcaaaatccagcatgacGTGGCATActcgctgtctgtgccaagtctAGAGTGGGGTGTATGTTTATGGgatgttgtttgacttggaacaacagagatagttagctgttaaggtttatactgtatCATACTTGAAGcttataattggtaaaagttatgctaattcttttttaaaaatcatttgtgggacatgggcatcgctgactgggcagcatttattgcccatccctcattgcccttgtccagagggcagttgagaatcaaccatattgctatagctctgtagtcacatgaaggtcagaccaggtaaggatggcagatttccttccctaaaggacattactgaaccagatgggtttttctgacaatcgacaatggtttcatggtcatcagtagattcataatttcagatttttaaaattgaattcaaattccaccatctgccgtggcgggattcgaacctggatccccagaacatccgctgagtttctggattactagtctagcgatgataccactacaccatcgctTTCCCGCTAATTATTTTTATTATGttctaactgtattcttaaataaacttggtttgataaaagcttcctagtgggtcacttgaatcatacctggagttaaacaccttatgctcaccctaatgccaaaatcaaatgtgaaATTTAgcatctaggctaacttcattaaACAccttgggcagagggatctgggtgtctttgttcatgaatcacagaaagtcggtacGCAGGTGCAGCACATAATAAAAAAGGCCAAtgggatgttggtatttattgcaaagagactggagtataaaagtagagaagtgttgctgtaattgtacagggtgttggcgagaccacatctggagtattgtgtccagttttggtctccttatttgaggaaggatgtggtggcattggaggcagttcagaggaggttaacaaatgtccttttggggaaggaaatctgctgtccttacctggtctggcttacatgtgactccagagccatcgcaatgtggttgactctcaacagccctctgaaatggccgagcaagccacactagcaagccaactagggatgggaaataaatgctggcccagccagcgatgcccatgtcccgtgagtgaattttaaaaagagctcagagaaggttcaccagattgattccggggatgagggggttgacgtatgaggagggattaaacagtttgggtttgtactcgctggagtttagaagaatgagaggggatctgatcgaggtatataaaattctaaaagggattgataaagtaaatgtggaccaaatgtttccccttgtggggcaatctagaacaagatgtcacaggtataggttgagaggcggtagatttaaaactgagaggaggaggaactacttctcgcagagggtggagaatttgtggaactcgctgccccatcgcgcggtggaatctgaatcaatgaatggtttcaagaaggagacagatatatttctaataaaaaatgggatatggggagcaggtggggagggggatttgagaccagggagagatcagccatgatctgattgaatggcggagcaggcttgaaggtctgaatttgccgacttctgctcttaattcctatgtccTGGGGAAATAGTGAGAGTAAATTTATAGACATTTCCCAGTGGGAAAAGGGATGGCAAATGCCAGCAAAAACTCACATACAAACGTAACACTCAGAGCGAAAATTACAGGTTCAACCCAGATCAGCCATCAATGGTAAATTCAGATAGAAACGGGAAATGAAAACTCTCCAAACTTTGCCAgcatgtttcagatctgactttgtattccagagggagagaatgagattatgaaggaacacagtaagaagtttaacaacaccatgttaaagtccaacagggttatttggtagcaaaagccacacaagctttcggagctccaagccccttcttcaggggacaatggacctgaagaaggggcttggggctccgaaagcttgtgtggcttttgctacc
Encoded proteins:
- the LOC144489460 gene encoding organic solute transporter subunit alpha, translated to MNSQSINCSLSDGEIPISGDFFRAIRSELWIFILPAGLTLVILIVFLEEMGFFFRNIRSAKRRRLNLWILGIYPVFAVTSLIGMYIPRSASLCSFVASIYHSITLWKFLGLITDLFGGKVQMLQQLSGQQVPPNPFPCCCCCCFPMISTNRLSLRWMTAAVFQLSVVRTILFFVLLVLWTDEKYDYGDVAFINPNSYVNIIIGVSTLLSFYGYLLYYKATKSLLHGYSLQGKFICIIVVLVLFGLQSGILETMGALNVIPCFPPFSVAMRSQIIFNYAVIVEMFFISMLARYCFRKVEPYESPGDEVTKHKSHKSIQTDNIEFGSNNCGFFDSDGFSLGLSPGCNSDTEDTLCRIEHAPLDRFDFKMDKQLLADSCFFSVPLNEKKDPANKLSTTWNESCFHNPGVSDMNNVQVKAQINYRDPCKDVTMV